TTCAGCAACGGATAACACACTGGTAAAAATGACACCACCGGTTCCGGTTGCTGATTTTGATATCTCCATGCTCTGGCTGGCACGACAGACAAAAGATGAGAAGAACGAATGGCTGAGGGCTCTGCTTTATCAAACCCTCGCCAGCCAGCACTCTAACCCTTAAGTCCTGCCATGGAGAGTAGAATGGTTTCCAGTTCATCCCATGGCATCAAATTGCTATCGATCACCTCGATGCGGGATTCAAACCCGTCAAGGGAGAGCTCATTAACCGAAACCACGCCAGAAGCCAGGTTAAAGGCGTAACAGCCTTTATCTGTGTTGATGACTGCTTTAACACGCTCTGCCGTCAGGGCATTTAGCATAGAAAACATATCATCAAAGTTAAATTTCAGCTCTGCACCAAATAGCCAGCCACAACTGAAATAGCCCTGCCCTTTATTCTCCTTGCGGATAAAGAGTTCTCCCGGTGGTAGCTCAAACTGCGGCTCCATAGCGGCATGGTCATGATGGTGCTGCTCAATGGAAGACGAAGAACCGGACTCTGCTCTCGGCTTATCCAGCAAGGCAATATCAATCACACCGTTAGATACCAGACAGTGTTCTTTTTCTTGGTTAGCAGGGCTTTGCATCCACAATGAAAACTGCTGTAAGTCTGCTTCGTCACAAACATCAGCTTTATTGCCTACGATAATGTCTGCGCTATCCAGTTGATCATTAAAATTTTGATTGCTCAGATAGCGTTCATCGGACAAGTTTCTCGGGTCAAGCAGCGCAATAGTGGCTTTCAGGTCTACGTACTTTTCATACTGAGCAGAAGTCAGCGTTGCCATCACCTGTTTAGGGTGGCCAAGGCCGGTCGGTTCTATCA
This is a stretch of genomic DNA from Vibrio sp. SCSIO 43137. It encodes these proteins:
- a CDS encoding CobW family GTP-binding protein codes for the protein MSKTPTNIITGFLGVGKTTTILNLLKNKPENESWAVLVNEFGEIGIDGAMMTDQGAMIKEVPGGCMCCTAGVPMSVGINALLRQKPDRLLIEPTGLGHPKQVMATLTSAQYEKYVDLKATIALLDPRNLSDERYLSNQNFNDQLDSADIIVGNKADVCDEADLQQFSLWMQSPANQEKEHCLVSNGVIDIALLDKPRAESGSSSSIEQHHHDHAAMEPQFELPPGELFIRKENKGQGYFSCGWLFGAELKFNFDDMFSMLNALTAERVKAVINTDKGCYAFNLASGVVSVNELSLDGFESRIEVIDSNLMPWDELETILLSMAGLKG